The Thermosinus carboxydivorans Nor1 genomic sequence AACGGCATTTCTACAAATTCCACTTTGAACAGTGTGTCGGTATCTGTTGTCAGTAGTTGCTTAATTTTTGCCTGCTGCATCTTCTGGAATTCCTTACGCTCTTCTTCTGTAGCCTGACCCGAAAAAACAGCGGAACGCAATTTTTCCTGGGCGGGTGACTGGGGAAAGACATTTGCTCTCATTGCAACACGTACCGCTTTATTCTGTTTGCGGCTGACTATGGTATAGACTTGTTTGCCATAGTCCTTGTAGATAAGATTGCCTTTTCCCATGGTACAGCCAAGCAGTGACTGCACAGCATCGATACCGCAGGCGTCGGTTTCGACAATGGCGACTAACTCTTCATCTTCGGCACGCTCTACCTGTAATTTTTCCATGGCCGCCTTAGCTGCCCGGTAGCCGATGGCCAGGCCGGGACAAAAATGTCCGTGAAAATCGATAGCCTTCTGTAAATCCTTTGGATAGTCTTGTTTCATCATAGTACCTCCCAATATATTTTCTTGTGCCAACGATGGTGGCAAAATTCTGGAAATGGTCACAGGGACTTTCCATTCTAAAACTTTTTCTTCTAAAAAAAAAGAAACGCCAAAGGAATTAATCTCCTTCGGGTTTCATACCCGTAATTGTGCTAAGTATGACTTTTTTGAAGCTGCTTCGCGAC encodes the following:
- a CDS encoding FmdE family protein, which encodes MMKQDYPKDLQKAIDFHGHFCPGLAIGYRAAKAAMEKLQVERAEDEELVAIVETDACGIDAVQSLLGCTMGKGNLIYKDYGKQVYTIVSRKQNKAVRVAMRANVFPQSPAQEKLRSAVFSGQATEEERKEFQKMQQAKIKQLLTTDTDTLFKVEFVEMPLPQPAKIFRSVTCDYCGEPVMEPRARIKDGKIACLPCNEEYSRGW